One segment of Coffea arabica cultivar ET-39 chromosome 7c, Coffea Arabica ET-39 HiFi, whole genome shotgun sequence DNA contains the following:
- the LOC113701781 gene encoding uncharacterized protein isoform X4, with translation MVAFLFCLGIVATCEPCSVSGVQHQVENEACRLCRDGGESDYQGVFTGDVGSGFALDKLEPHASLDYVCGNSNLFCFWSTLPGLSRPGHVVQSTSAEVSGVQSDVKLHEMPNHARTNISWSSSCGIIKFSSGRTISCSLNQQYGCKELPSRPLDSSEGNDVLSCRGSFLDHKSQFFDSKEDARMSDSSSPHVEISPPLLDWGERNLYFPSLAFLTVTNAHSDNILTIYEPYSTNSQFYPCNFSEMVLAPGEGALICFVFLPKWLGFSSAQLVLQTSFGGFFIQATGFALESPYLVQPLIDLDVSSSGKWRKNLSLFNPFNEALYVEELTAWISVSSGNTSHSTKAVCSINSIQDLHELSLLSVHEWIDVRSAEVGLPLVSMRPHKNWVVDPHRMETIMELDFSFPAEGRIFGAFCLQLLRSSKDEIDTLIVPLEAEFGQISAYHEHGSPISVSLKALVPCDSSGTTVVILSVKNDSPFMLSIVNISEVGEGTKYFHIKYTEGLILFPSTVTHVALVFCTSISFEILGPPSELADTNVNCELHVLTNDSRNSEIKVPCRDLVSVCSSHTLDSSVGSPQGSEEVEYESIRTISSGSPKQPLILNEALNTAEADEMVLKNWKSHATASGMSVLDDDEVLFPLVQVGSQSSRFVNVKNPSQQPVVMQLILHSGKIITECKAADGHFQPSLSGSSTGYKSASPLKYGFSVAEGALTEALVHPHGRASLGPILFQPSDRCGWRSSLLIRNNLSGVEWLPLRGFGGSFSAVLLEESEPVQAVEFKLSLPLPRTISSPDFLHHIDDNMRTCSQPLAKELYAKNMGDLPLEVRNIKVTGTECGLDGFVVQNCKGFVLEPGKSIKLIITFQTDFSAATVQRDLELSLATGIIVIPMKASLPVYMLSFCKKTIFWMRLKKSIVLILAAFILSLVLFCFTPHLMTFGQDYMFKSGKSFIATVSQAGKSVRPHRSDRSCSKFPLSGKMNGWLRSVGKGESLLLEPVGMHNDGFVTKEQVSSFAARPVKSALEFDKKSSCFLDNGKEMTPSSSMTNAVTVQSSDVQDASQAGNLTVKTGKDKGRRRRKKKSSGNGVTGLFEVSSSQSGNSTPSSPLSPVSSLTPTRPRPLSPDMSQSVQARNPFAPVAIQRYERSAYPEPKPRAKVLQSEISLKPCGENNYAWSTSSQEKPDVLHKVPGKPVLLPSATLPQAGRPDSLWSCRPSFLSSASTIAPHARAPGSKLNEQKTVEEKAELKEKFTYDIWGDHIFGFPHVGRSKEISGMQPHAEQNNSDSFFVRGPQALMTIVQRESDGSINTFLVLVFDS, from the exons ATGGTGGCTTTTCTATTTTGCCTTGGTATTGTGGCTACGTGTGAACCATGTTCGGTGTCTGGGGTGCAGCATCAAGTGGAAAATGAAGCATGTAGGTTGTGCAGAGATGGTGGTGAGTCAGATTATCAAGGTGTATTTACTGGTGATGTTGGTTCAGGGTTTGCATTAGATAAGCTAGAGCCCCATGCAAGTCTTGATTATGTATGTGGGAATTCAAATTTGTTCTGCTTTTGGTCAACATTGCCTGGATTATCACGCCCAGGGCATGTTGTTCAATCTACATCAGCTGAAGTTTCTGGGGTTCAATCGGATgttaaattacatgaaatgccAAATCATGCGAGGACTAATATTAGTTGGTCATCAAGTTGTGGTATTATTAAGTTCTCTAGTGGTAGGACTATTTCTTGCTCTCTGAACCAGCAATATGGTTGTAAGGAACTGCCCAGTCGTCCTCTAGATAGTAGTGAGGGAAACGATGTTTTGTCCTGTAGAGGATCGTTTCTTGACCATAAAAGTCAGTTTTTTGACTCAAAAGAGGATGCAAGGATGAGTGACAGTTCTTCACCCCACGTAGAAATAAGCCCTCCCCTTTTGGACTGGGGAGAAAGGAACTTATATTTCCCCTCTTTAGCATTTTTAACAGTCACAAATGCACACAGTGACAATATTTTGACCATTTATGAACCTTATAGTACCAACTCTCAGTTTTATCCGTGCAATTTTAGTGAAATGGTGTTGGCACCTGGGGAAGGTGCCTTgatttgttttgtgtttttgcCCAAATGGTTAGGCTTTTCCTCTGCTCAGCTAGTGTTGCAGACAAGCTTTGGTGGTTTCTTCATCCAGGCTACAGGGTTTGCACTTGAGTCCCCCTATCTTGTACAGCCGTTGATTGACCTGGATGTTTCCTCCAGTGGAAAGTGGAGAAagaatttgtcattgtttaatCCTTTCAATGAAGCTCTTTATGTGGAGGAGTTAACTGCCTGGATATCAGTTTCTTCTGGGAATACTTCCCATTCTACCAAAGCTGTCTGTAGTATCAATAGTATCCAAGATCTGCATGAGTTAAGTTTGCTGAGCGTTCATGAGTGGATAGATGTGAGAAGTGCTGAAGTTGGTCTGCCACTAGTTTCAATGAGACCCCATAAGAATTGGGTGGTTGATCCACACAGAATGGAGACCATCATGGAGTTGGATTTTTCATTTCCTGCTGAAGGGAGAATTTTTGGTGCCTTTTGTCTGCAGTTGCTAAGATCATCAAAAGATGAGATTGATACACTCATTGTTCCTCTTGAAGCAGAATTTGGTCAAATTTCAGCTTACCATGAGCATGGAAGTCCCATTTCAGTATCTCTCAAGGCCCTGGTGCCTTGTGATAGCAGTGGTACTACTGTTGTTATTTTGTCTGTGAAAAATGATTCTCCTTTTATGTTGAGCATTGTCAATATTAGCGAAGTGGGAGAAGGCACCAAATATTTCCACATCAAATACACAGAAGGACTGATTCTTTTCCCTAGCACTGTCACACATGTTGCGTTGGTCTTTTGTACTTCCATTTCCTTTGAAATACTTGGTCCACCTTCTGAGCTTGCTGACACAAATGTGAATTGTGAACTACACGTGTTGACAAATGATTCGAGAAATTCTGAGATCAAAGTTCCTTGCAGAGATTTAGTGAGTGTTTGTTCAAGTCATACTTTAGATTCGTCTGTTGGATCTCCACAAGGTTCTGAAGAGGTGGAGTATGAAAGCATAAGAACCATATCTTCAGGCAGTCCCAAGCAGCCACTAATACTGAATGAG GCATTGAATACCGCAGAAGCAGATGAAATGGTTCTCAAGAATTGGAAGTCTCATGCTACTGCAAGTGGCATGTCTGTGCTTGATGATGATGAAGTATTGTTTCCACTGGTTCAGGTTGGAAGTCAATCTTCTCGATTTGTAAATGTCAAAAATCCTAGCCAACAACCTGTTGTTATGCAGCTCATTTTGCATTCTGGAAAAATAATCACTGAGTGCAAGGCAGCGGATGGACATTTTCAGCCCTCCTTATCTGGGAGTTCGACTGGTTATAAATCAGCTTCACCTTTAAAGTATGGTTTTTCAGTGGCAGAGGGAGCTTTGACTGAGGCTCTTGTACATCCTCATGGTAGAGCATCCTTGGGTCCAATACTATTTCAACCCTCTGATCGATGTGGGTGGAGGAGTTCATTGCTAATAAGGAACAATCTTTCGGGTGTGGAGTGGTTACCTCTGCGAGGATTTGGGGGGTCATTTTCTGCAGTGTTGCTTGAAGAATCTGAACCTGTACAGGCTGTTGAGTTCAAGTTAAGCTTGCCTCTTCCTCGTACAATCTCTTCTCCTGACTTTTTACATCATATCGATGACAACATGCGTACATGCTCTCAGCCTTTGGCAAAAGAGCTATATGCGAAAAACATGGGGGACTTGCCCTTGGAGGTTAGAAACATAAAAGTTACTGGAACTGAATGTGGGCTGGATGGGTTTGTGGTACAGAATTGCAAAGGTTTTGTTCTTGAACCTGGAAAGTCTATAAAGCTCATAATAACATTTCAGACTGATTTTTCTGCAGCTACAGTGCAGAGAGACCTTGAATTATCTTTGGCAACAGGTATCATTGTGATACCTATGAAAGCAAGTCTACCTGTTTACATGCTTAGTTTTTGTAAAAAGACAATTTTCTGGATGCGACTGAAGAAATCTATTGTTTTAATCCTTGCTGCCTTTATCTTGTCTCTAGTTCTTTTTTGCTTCACTCCCCATTTGATGACTTTTGGCCAAGATTACATGTTTAAGAGTGGGAAAAGCTTCATTGCTACTGTAAGCCAAGCTGGAAAATCTGTCCGCCCCCATCGTAGCGATAGAAGCTGCAGTAAATTTCCCTTGTCTGGCAAAATGAATGGTTGGCTGCGATCAGTTGGGAAGGGGGAATCCTTACTTCTGGAGCCTGTTGGTATGCATAATGATGGTTTTGTCACCAAAGAACAAGTTTCAAGTTTTGCTGCTAGGCCTGTGAAATCTGCTCTGGAGTTTGACAAGAAAAGCAGTTGTTTCTTGGATAACGGAAAGGAAATGACTCCATCCTCTTCAATGACAAATGCTGTGACAGTTCAAAGCTCTGATGTTCAGGATGCATCACAAGCTGGAAACCTTACAGTTAAAACTGGTAAAGATAAAGGAAGAAGGCgaaggaagaaaaagagttCTGGCAATGGTGTAACTGGGCTTTTTGAAGTTTCAAGTAGTCAAAGTGGCAATTCGACACCTTCGTCTCCCTTGTCTCCTGTCTCATCCTTAACTCCCACAAGGCCTCGGCCTCTGTCCCCTGATATGAGTCAATCTGTTCAGGCTAGAAATCCATTTGCACCAGTAGCCATTCAACGATATGAGAGGAGTGCTTACCCTGAACCTAAACCCAGGGCAAAAGTTTTGCAGTCTGAGATTTCTTTGAAACCTTGTGGTGAAAACAATTATGCTTGGAGTACTTCTAGTCAAGAGAAGCCTGATGTGTTGCATAAAGTGCCTGGCAAGCCTGTGTTATTGCCCTCTGCAACCCTCCCTCAAGCTGGCAGGCCTGACTCACTCTGGTCATGTCGTCCTTCTTTTTTGTCATCAGCATCTACAATTGCTCCACATGCCCGGGCTCCTGGATCCAAACTAAATGAGCAAAAAACAGTTGAGGAAAAGGCAGAACTGAAGGAAAAATTTACGTATGACATTTGGGGTGACCATATTTTTGGATTCCCTCATGTGGGTAGATCAAAGGAGATTTCAGGGATGCAACCCCATGCTGAACAAAATAACTCGGATAGCTTTTTTGTTAGAGGTCCGCAGGCCCTCATGACAATAGTTCAACGTGAATCA GATGGATCGATCAATACTTTCCTGGTGTTGGTCTTTGACTCGTGA
- the LOC113701781 gene encoding uncharacterized protein isoform X2 codes for MKLQTLQMIKTPPPPRPPSLQLAIPGNMAYHRRIWHYGGVFKLMVAFLFCLGIVATCEPCSVSGVQHQVENEACRLCRDGGESDYQGVFTGDVGSGFALDKLEPHASLDYVCGNSNLFCFWSTLPGLSRPGHVVQSTSAEVSGVQSDVKLHEMPNHARTNISWSSSCGIIKFSSGRTISCSLNQQYGCKELPSRPLDSSEGNDVLSCRGSFLDHKSQFFDSKEDARMSDSSSPHVEISPPLLDWGERNLYFPSLAFLTVTNAHSDNILTIYEPYSTNSQFYPCNFSEMVLAPGEGALICFVFLPKWLGFSSAQLVLQTSFGGFFIQATGFALESPYLVQPLIDLDVSSSGKWRKNLSLFNPFNEALYVEELTAWISVSSGNTSHSTKAVCSINSIQDLHELSLLSVHEWIDVRSAEVGLPLVSMRPHKNWVVDPHRMETIMELDFSFPAEGRIFGAFCLQLLRSSKDEIDTLIVPLEAEFGQISAYHEHGSPISVSLKALVPCDSSGTTVVILSVKNDSPFMLSIVNISEVGEGTKYFHIKYTEGLILFPSTVTHVALVFCTSISFEILGPPSELADTNVNCELHVLTNDSRNSEIKVPCRDLVSVCSSHTLDSSVGSPQGSEEVEYESIRTISSGSPKQPLILNEALNTAEADEMVLKNWKSHATASGMSVLDDDEVLFPLVQVGSQSSRFVNVKNPSQQPVVMQLILHSGKIITECKAADGHFQPSLSGSSTGYKSASPLKYGFSVAEGALTEALVHPHGRASLGPILFQPSDRCGWRSSLLIRNNLSGVEWLPLRGFGGSFSAVLLEESEPVQAVEFKLSLPLPRTISSPDFLHHIDDNMRTCSQPLAKELYAKNMGDLPLEVRNIKVTGTECGLDGFVVQNCKGFVLEPGKSIKLIITFQTDFSAATVQRDLELSLATGIIVIPMKASLPVYMLSFCKKTIFWMRLKKSIVLILAAFILSLVLFCFTPHLMTFGQDYMFKSGKSFIATVSQAGKSVRPHRSDRSCSKFPLSGKMNGWLRSVGKGESLLLEPVGMHNDGFVTKEQVSSFAARPVKSALEFDKKSSCFLDNGKEMTPSSSMTNAVTVQSSDVQDASQAGNLTVKTGKDKGRRRRKKKSSGNGVTGLFEVSSSQSGNSTPSSPLSPVSSLTPTRPRPLSPDMSQSVQARNPFAPVAIQRYERSAYPEPKPRAKVLQSEISLKPCGENNYAWSTSSQEKPDVLHKVPGKPVLLPSATLPQAGRPDSLWSCRPSFLSSASTIAPHARAPGSKLNEQKTVEEKAELKEKFTYDIWGDHIFGFPHVGRSKEISGMQPHAEQNNSDSFFVRGPQALMTIVQRESVSCSDQVG; via the exons atgaagcttcaaacCCTACAGATGATCAAGACTCCGCCACCACCACGACCACCATCGCTTCAGCTGGCCATACCGGGCAACATGGCCTACCATCG GAGAATATGGCACTATGGCGGAGTATTTAAATTAATGGTGGCTTTTCTATTTTGCCTTGGTATTGTGGCTACGTGTGAACCATGTTCGGTGTCTGGGGTGCAGCATCAAGTGGAAAATGAAGCATGTAGGTTGTGCAGAGATGGTGGTGAGTCAGATTATCAAGGTGTATTTACTGGTGATGTTGGTTCAGGGTTTGCATTAGATAAGCTAGAGCCCCATGCAAGTCTTGATTATGTATGTGGGAATTCAAATTTGTTCTGCTTTTGGTCAACATTGCCTGGATTATCACGCCCAGGGCATGTTGTTCAATCTACATCAGCTGAAGTTTCTGGGGTTCAATCGGATgttaaattacatgaaatgccAAATCATGCGAGGACTAATATTAGTTGGTCATCAAGTTGTGGTATTATTAAGTTCTCTAGTGGTAGGACTATTTCTTGCTCTCTGAACCAGCAATATGGTTGTAAGGAACTGCCCAGTCGTCCTCTAGATAGTAGTGAGGGAAACGATGTTTTGTCCTGTAGAGGATCGTTTCTTGACCATAAAAGTCAGTTTTTTGACTCAAAAGAGGATGCAAGGATGAGTGACAGTTCTTCACCCCACGTAGAAATAAGCCCTCCCCTTTTGGACTGGGGAGAAAGGAACTTATATTTCCCCTCTTTAGCATTTTTAACAGTCACAAATGCACACAGTGACAATATTTTGACCATTTATGAACCTTATAGTACCAACTCTCAGTTTTATCCGTGCAATTTTAGTGAAATGGTGTTGGCACCTGGGGAAGGTGCCTTgatttgttttgtgtttttgcCCAAATGGTTAGGCTTTTCCTCTGCTCAGCTAGTGTTGCAGACAAGCTTTGGTGGTTTCTTCATCCAGGCTACAGGGTTTGCACTTGAGTCCCCCTATCTTGTACAGCCGTTGATTGACCTGGATGTTTCCTCCAGTGGAAAGTGGAGAAagaatttgtcattgtttaatCCTTTCAATGAAGCTCTTTATGTGGAGGAGTTAACTGCCTGGATATCAGTTTCTTCTGGGAATACTTCCCATTCTACCAAAGCTGTCTGTAGTATCAATAGTATCCAAGATCTGCATGAGTTAAGTTTGCTGAGCGTTCATGAGTGGATAGATGTGAGAAGTGCTGAAGTTGGTCTGCCACTAGTTTCAATGAGACCCCATAAGAATTGGGTGGTTGATCCACACAGAATGGAGACCATCATGGAGTTGGATTTTTCATTTCCTGCTGAAGGGAGAATTTTTGGTGCCTTTTGTCTGCAGTTGCTAAGATCATCAAAAGATGAGATTGATACACTCATTGTTCCTCTTGAAGCAGAATTTGGTCAAATTTCAGCTTACCATGAGCATGGAAGTCCCATTTCAGTATCTCTCAAGGCCCTGGTGCCTTGTGATAGCAGTGGTACTACTGTTGTTATTTTGTCTGTGAAAAATGATTCTCCTTTTATGTTGAGCATTGTCAATATTAGCGAAGTGGGAGAAGGCACCAAATATTTCCACATCAAATACACAGAAGGACTGATTCTTTTCCCTAGCACTGTCACACATGTTGCGTTGGTCTTTTGTACTTCCATTTCCTTTGAAATACTTGGTCCACCTTCTGAGCTTGCTGACACAAATGTGAATTGTGAACTACACGTGTTGACAAATGATTCGAGAAATTCTGAGATCAAAGTTCCTTGCAGAGATTTAGTGAGTGTTTGTTCAAGTCATACTTTAGATTCGTCTGTTGGATCTCCACAAGGTTCTGAAGAGGTGGAGTATGAAAGCATAAGAACCATATCTTCAGGCAGTCCCAAGCAGCCACTAATACTGAATGAG GCATTGAATACCGCAGAAGCAGATGAAATGGTTCTCAAGAATTGGAAGTCTCATGCTACTGCAAGTGGCATGTCTGTGCTTGATGATGATGAAGTATTGTTTCCACTGGTTCAGGTTGGAAGTCAATCTTCTCGATTTGTAAATGTCAAAAATCCTAGCCAACAACCTGTTGTTATGCAGCTCATTTTGCATTCTGGAAAAATAATCACTGAGTGCAAGGCAGCGGATGGACATTTTCAGCCCTCCTTATCTGGGAGTTCGACTGGTTATAAATCAGCTTCACCTTTAAAGTATGGTTTTTCAGTGGCAGAGGGAGCTTTGACTGAGGCTCTTGTACATCCTCATGGTAGAGCATCCTTGGGTCCAATACTATTTCAACCCTCTGATCGATGTGGGTGGAGGAGTTCATTGCTAATAAGGAACAATCTTTCGGGTGTGGAGTGGTTACCTCTGCGAGGATTTGGGGGGTCATTTTCTGCAGTGTTGCTTGAAGAATCTGAACCTGTACAGGCTGTTGAGTTCAAGTTAAGCTTGCCTCTTCCTCGTACAATCTCTTCTCCTGACTTTTTACATCATATCGATGACAACATGCGTACATGCTCTCAGCCTTTGGCAAAAGAGCTATATGCGAAAAACATGGGGGACTTGCCCTTGGAGGTTAGAAACATAAAAGTTACTGGAACTGAATGTGGGCTGGATGGGTTTGTGGTACAGAATTGCAAAGGTTTTGTTCTTGAACCTGGAAAGTCTATAAAGCTCATAATAACATTTCAGACTGATTTTTCTGCAGCTACAGTGCAGAGAGACCTTGAATTATCTTTGGCAACAGGTATCATTGTGATACCTATGAAAGCAAGTCTACCTGTTTACATGCTTAGTTTTTGTAAAAAGACAATTTTCTGGATGCGACTGAAGAAATCTATTGTTTTAATCCTTGCTGCCTTTATCTTGTCTCTAGTTCTTTTTTGCTTCACTCCCCATTTGATGACTTTTGGCCAAGATTACATGTTTAAGAGTGGGAAAAGCTTCATTGCTACTGTAAGCCAAGCTGGAAAATCTGTCCGCCCCCATCGTAGCGATAGAAGCTGCAGTAAATTTCCCTTGTCTGGCAAAATGAATGGTTGGCTGCGATCAGTTGGGAAGGGGGAATCCTTACTTCTGGAGCCTGTTGGTATGCATAATGATGGTTTTGTCACCAAAGAACAAGTTTCAAGTTTTGCTGCTAGGCCTGTGAAATCTGCTCTGGAGTTTGACAAGAAAAGCAGTTGTTTCTTGGATAACGGAAAGGAAATGACTCCATCCTCTTCAATGACAAATGCTGTGACAGTTCAAAGCTCTGATGTTCAGGATGCATCACAAGCTGGAAACCTTACAGTTAAAACTGGTAAAGATAAAGGAAGAAGGCgaaggaagaaaaagagttCTGGCAATGGTGTAACTGGGCTTTTTGAAGTTTCAAGTAGTCAAAGTGGCAATTCGACACCTTCGTCTCCCTTGTCTCCTGTCTCATCCTTAACTCCCACAAGGCCTCGGCCTCTGTCCCCTGATATGAGTCAATCTGTTCAGGCTAGAAATCCATTTGCACCAGTAGCCATTCAACGATATGAGAGGAGTGCTTACCCTGAACCTAAACCCAGGGCAAAAGTTTTGCAGTCTGAGATTTCTTTGAAACCTTGTGGTGAAAACAATTATGCTTGGAGTACTTCTAGTCAAGAGAAGCCTGATGTGTTGCATAAAGTGCCTGGCAAGCCTGTGTTATTGCCCTCTGCAACCCTCCCTCAAGCTGGCAGGCCTGACTCACTCTGGTCATGTCGTCCTTCTTTTTTGTCATCAGCATCTACAATTGCTCCACATGCCCGGGCTCCTGGATCCAAACTAAATGAGCAAAAAACAGTTGAGGAAAAGGCAGAACTGAAGGAAAAATTTACGTATGACATTTGGGGTGACCATATTTTTGGATTCCCTCATGTGGGTAGATCAAAGGAGATTTCAGGGATGCAACCCCATGCTGAACAAAATAACTCGGATAGCTTTTTTGTTAGAGGTCCGCAGGCCCTCATGACAATAGTTCAACGTGAATCAGTAAGTTGTTCTGATCAAGTTGGTTAa